In the Clavelina lepadiformis chromosome 8, kaClaLepa1.1, whole genome shotgun sequence genome, one interval contains:
- the LOC143468678 gene encoding very long chain fatty acid elongase 7-like gives MNMLWHELADAYKEAIYDRADQRTAGWLLVESPVYPIAIACCYAYMSFNARSLTAKMPTYNLKSFIIAYNATMVALSVYMTYEFFMTAYVAGYSVTCQPVIYDNSPTSLRMAKVCWLYYFSKYIELMETAVFALRKKYNQISFLHSYHHTSMIGIWWLTTKYLPGGQGYIFGGINSFVHAVMYTYYGLSAGGPKMQKYLWWKKYITMLQLSQFVILFFYCIRSIAVDCKYAKWMCSMMIGYAISLLVLFLNFYIKAYLNRGSKAKSAASNGVRKQINGGLANGYSHHQNGSVANGIKKQE, from the exons atgaaTATGCTATGGCACGAACTAGCAGATGCTTACAAAGAGGCGATCTACGACAGAGCAG ATCAACGAACAGCTGGATGGCTTCTTGTTGAATCTCCTGTCTATCCGATTGCCATAGCATGTTGTTACGCATATATGAGCTTTAATGCAAGGTCTCTGACGGCCAAAATGCCAACGTACAACCTAAAGTCTTTCATAATTGCCTACAACGCGACAATGGTGGCTCTGTCTGTTTATATGACATACGAG TTCTTCATGACTGCCTACGTAGCCGGTTACAGCGTGACATGTCAACCAGTCATTTATGACAACTCTCCGACCTCGCTACGG ATGGCGAAAGTGTGCTGGCTATACTACTTCTCCAAGTACATCGAACTAATGGAGACGGCCGTGTTTGCCTTGCGCAAAAAATACAACCAGATTTCATTCCTTCATAGCTACCACCACACCAGTATGATTGGGATTTGGTGGCTCACAACTAAGTACCTACCCGGCGGTCAAG GTTACATATTTGGCGGAATCAATTCCTTTGTGCACGCCGTCATGTACACTTATTACGGGTTAAGCGCGGGTGgaccaaaaatgcaaaaatacttATGGTGGAAGAAATACATAACGATGCTACAATTG AGCcagtttgtgattttgttcTTCTACTGCATACGAAGCATCGCCGTGGATTGCAAATATGCAAAATGGATGTGTTCCATGATGATAGGCTACGCTATCTCCCTTCTCGTACTCTTCCTGAACTTTTACATTAAGGCCTATTTAAATCGTGGAAGCAAGGCCAAGTCGGCGGCTAGCAATGGTGTAAGGAAGCAAATCAACGGAGGGTTGGCAAATGGCTACAGCCATCATCAAAACGGATCAGTGGCCAACGGTATCAAGAAGCAAGaataa